In one Halorubrum sp. CBA1229 genomic region, the following are encoded:
- a CDS encoding CBS domain-containing protein: MDLNDRTRVSEVMSTPLETIGASEPLREAARRMADDDISALVVTTGGGCIVTQSDIIGAVADGRDLDEAVVRDVMTENVETVTPDLMMEEVAAMMTMYGVKHLPVVDDDYVGMVSSTDVAAQLS, from the coding sequence ATGGATCTGAACGACCGGACCCGCGTCAGCGAGGTCATGTCGACGCCGCTGGAGACGATCGGCGCGAGCGAACCGCTCCGCGAGGCCGCGCGTCGGATGGCCGACGACGACATCAGCGCGCTCGTCGTGACGACGGGCGGCGGCTGTATCGTCACGCAGAGCGACATCATCGGCGCCGTCGCCGACGGCCGCGACCTCGACGAAGCCGTCGTCCGCGACGTGATGACCGAGAACGTCGAGACGGTGACGCCGGACCTCATGATGGAGGAGGTCGCCGCGATGATGACGATGTACGGCGTCAAACACCTGCCCGTCGTCGACGACGACTACGTGGGCATGGTCTCGTCGACCGACGTGGCGGCACAGCTCTCGTGA
- a CDS encoding DUF4010 domain-containing protein, producing the protein MTSAAVGAAPVDPVGYLQTPVAKLVLATALGMFLGLEREWSHKSAGIRTFALISLAAAVFSLLGDDGLLIVGGVLIVTIAVLLAVRSFVEPDVDGLSLTTSVSMLVTYGVGALVAEEFFIEAVTVAMLSSLLLVLKRELHQFAWGLSREEVRSAVEFTILAFVVFPLLPAETVDPWGAVQPRLIWSLVVAVSAIGFVNYVLVKRYQGRGYAVTGFFGGLVNSTAVVAEMAKRAKGKADLLDIAVGSILLANAAMALRNAAVVAAFVPEAALVVGAPLGAVTLAGVLIAVWRSDWRTTLEAELTSPFSLRNALTFGALFVAVLLVSAGAERAFGAGGFVATSFLAGLVSSGSATATAVSLLGTGQITVDTAVGGVVAGTAASILVKTAFAASIARELVRPVLLWNLVLIAVGVAVGVPLLLF; encoded by the coding sequence GTGACCTCCGCGGCGGTCGGCGCGGCCCCCGTCGACCCCGTCGGCTACCTCCAGACTCCCGTCGCGAAGCTGGTGTTGGCGACCGCGCTCGGGATGTTCCTCGGACTCGAACGGGAGTGGTCCCACAAGTCGGCGGGGATCCGGACGTTCGCGCTGATCAGCCTCGCCGCCGCGGTGTTCTCGCTGCTCGGCGACGACGGGCTCCTGATCGTCGGCGGCGTGCTGATCGTCACCATCGCTGTCCTGCTGGCGGTGCGGAGCTTCGTCGAGCCCGACGTCGACGGCCTCTCGCTCACCACCTCCGTGTCGATGCTCGTCACGTACGGGGTGGGGGCGCTCGTCGCCGAGGAGTTCTTCATCGAGGCGGTGACGGTGGCGATGCTCTCCTCGCTGCTGCTCGTGTTGAAGCGGGAGCTCCACCAGTTCGCGTGGGGGCTCTCCCGGGAGGAGGTCCGCAGCGCGGTGGAGTTCACGATCCTCGCGTTCGTCGTCTTCCCGCTGCTCCCGGCGGAGACGGTCGACCCGTGGGGCGCGGTCCAGCCGCGGCTGATCTGGTCGCTCGTCGTCGCCGTCAGCGCCATCGGCTTCGTCAACTACGTGCTCGTGAAGCGGTACCAGGGGCGCGGCTACGCGGTCACCGGCTTCTTCGGCGGGCTCGTGAACTCGACGGCGGTCGTCGCCGAGATGGCGAAGCGGGCGAAGGGGAAGGCGGACTTACTCGACATCGCGGTCGGGTCGATCCTGCTGGCGAACGCCGCGATGGCGCTCAGAAACGCCGCGGTCGTCGCCGCCTTCGTCCCGGAGGCCGCCCTGGTGGTCGGCGCGCCGCTCGGCGCGGTCACCCTCGCCGGCGTGCTCATCGCCGTGTGGCGCAGCGACTGGCGGACGACGTTGGAGGCGGAGCTCACCTCCCCGTTCAGCCTCCGGAACGCCCTGACGTTCGGCGCGCTGTTCGTCGCGGTGCTCTTGGTCTCCGCCGGCGCGGAGCGGGCCTTCGGTGCGGGCGGGTTCGTCGCCACGTCGTTCCTCGCGGGGCTCGTCTCCTCCGGGAGCGCGACGGCGACCGCCGTCTCGCTGCTCGGTACCGGACAGATAACGGTCGACACCGCGGTCGGAGGCGTCGTCGCCGGAACGGCGGCGAGCATCCTGGTCAAGACCGCGTTCGCGGCGAGCATCGCGCGCGAACTGGTCCGACCGGTCCTGCTCTGGAACCTCGTGCTGATCGCGGTCGGGGTCGCGGTCGGCGTCCCGCTGCTCCTGTTTTAA
- the artA gene encoding archaeosortase A: MFGPGVPAILSLIPDTFTFAWLVAILFAAAWLLDSRGLAAGRSLAAGTWALFGLFWLTTVPYFAFEHQSYVESILALVGVPACIYAGYLLYNGRASLFTLTRAISLMLFIYLPFETIPAFSVAGVAVPEPRRILIEAVATQTGFLIDLLGYAPERVTSYEGYNAAYAWTLADGHTVTIHVVLACTGLGSMAIFGGLVAAVQAPLSRKLRALAVSLPLIYVLNILRTTFISVVAGNQYMQWQTDLVLAMFGATDPYRVSFLISDRIMSQLLAVVALIGITFLAVRELPELAVILEDVLYLLTGEEHDLTESLDLPREPTNR, encoded by the coding sequence ATGTTCGGTCCCGGCGTGCCGGCGATCCTGAGCCTGATCCCCGACACGTTCACCTTCGCTTGGCTCGTCGCGATCCTCTTCGCCGCCGCGTGGCTGCTCGACAGTCGCGGGCTGGCGGCGGGTCGGTCGCTCGCGGCGGGCACGTGGGCGCTGTTCGGGCTGTTCTGGCTGACGACGGTGCCGTACTTCGCGTTCGAACACCAGAGCTACGTCGAGTCGATCCTCGCCTTGGTCGGCGTCCCGGCGTGCATCTACGCCGGCTACCTGCTGTACAACGGCCGCGCCTCGCTGTTCACGCTCACGCGGGCCATCTCGCTCATGCTGTTCATCTACCTCCCGTTCGAGACGATCCCGGCGTTCTCGGTCGCGGGCGTCGCCGTCCCCGAGCCGCGCCGGATCCTCATCGAGGCCGTCGCCACTCAGACCGGGTTCCTCATCGACCTGCTGGGCTACGCGCCGGAGCGCGTGACGAGCTACGAGGGGTACAACGCGGCGTACGCGTGGACGCTCGCCGACGGTCACACCGTCACGATCCACGTCGTGCTGGCGTGTACGGGGCTCGGGAGCATGGCGATCTTCGGCGGCCTCGTCGCCGCCGTGCAGGCGCCGCTCTCGCGCAAGCTCCGGGCGCTCGCGGTGTCGCTCCCGCTCATCTACGTGCTCAACATCCTCCGGACGACGTTCATCTCCGTCGTCGCGGGCAACCAGTACATGCAGTGGCAGACGGACCTCGTGCTCGCGATGTTCGGCGCGACCGACCCGTACCGGGTCTCCTTCCTCATCTCCGACCGGATCATGAGCCAGCTCCTCGCGGTCGTCGCGCTGATCGGGATCACGTTCCTCGCGGTGCGGGAGCTCCCGGAACTCGCCGTCATCCTCGAGGACGTCCTCTACCTGCTCACCGGGGAGGAACACGACCTGACCGAGTCGCTGGACCTCCCGCGCGAGCCGACGAATCGCTGA
- a CDS encoding transcription elongation factor Spt5, whose product MPIFSVKTTASQERTVADMLAEKEMPEIQAVIAPDQLTSYVMVEATDGSVFARILDEIPHARGVIQGSEGPAESPFSEVEHFLSPTPDVEGIAEGDIVELIAGPFKGEKARVQRIDEGKDQVTVELYEATVPIPVTVRGDQIRVLDSDER is encoded by the coding sequence ATGCCGATCTTCTCGGTCAAGACCACCGCGAGCCAGGAGCGGACCGTCGCCGACATGCTCGCGGAGAAGGAGATGCCGGAGATCCAGGCGGTCATCGCCCCCGACCAGCTCACGAGCTACGTGATGGTCGAGGCGACGGACGGCAGCGTGTTCGCCCGGATCCTCGACGAGATCCCGCACGCTCGCGGCGTCATTCAGGGCTCGGAGGGGCCGGCCGAGAGCCCCTTCTCCGAGGTCGAGCACTTCCTCTCGCCGACCCCCGACGTCGAGGGCATCGCCGAGGGCGACATCGTCGAGCTGATCGCCGGGCCGTTTAAAGGCGAGAAGGCCCGCGTCCAGCGCATCGACGAGGGGAAAGACCAGGTGACCGTCGAGTTGTACGAGGCGACCGTCCCGATCCCGGTCACCGTCCGCGGGGACCAGATCCGGGTGCTCGACTCCGACGAGCGCTGA
- a CDS encoding protein translocase SEC61 complex subunit gamma: MDVPYDLNSYVRVLKLASTPSTDEFLQVSKIAGAGILLVGFIGFLMFAIMSLLPGVGA; the protein is encoded by the coding sequence ATGGACGTTCCGTACGACCTCAACAGCTACGTTCGGGTGCTGAAACTGGCGAGCACGCCGAGCACCGACGAGTTCCTCCAGGTGTCGAAGATCGCCGGCGCCGGCATCCTCCTCGTCGGCTTCATCGGCTTCCTGATGTTCGCGATCATGAGCCTCCTGCCGGGGGTCGGCGCCTGA
- the ftsZ gene encoding cell division protein FtsZ — MDSIVEDAIDEAEESPADDAGEAGAGASDATAGAPPQSGTMTDDELEDVLQDLQTNITVVGCGGAGGNTVNRMTEEGIHGAKLVAANTDVQHLVNIEADTKILMGQQKTQGRGAGSLPQVGEEAAIESQEEIQDAIDGSDMVFVTAGLGGGTGTGSAPVVAKAARESGALTIAIVTTPFTAEGEVRRTNAEAGLERLRDVSDTVIVVPNDRLLDAVGKLPVRQAFKVSDEVLMRSVKGITELITMPGLVNLDFADVRTVMEKGGVAMIGLGESDSDSKAQDSVKSALRSPLLDVDISGANSALVNVTGGTDMSIEEAEGVVEEIYDRIDPDARIIWGTSVDDELEGEMRTMIVVTGVESPQIYGRNGEPPEGAAAEMEDIDYVE, encoded by the coding sequence ATGGACTCTATCGTAGAGGACGCCATCGACGAAGCCGAGGAATCCCCGGCGGACGACGCCGGGGAGGCCGGCGCCGGCGCGAGCGACGCGACTGCCGGCGCCCCGCCACAGTCCGGAACGATGACCGACGACGAGCTGGAGGACGTCCTCCAGGACCTCCAGACGAACATCACCGTCGTCGGCTGCGGCGGCGCCGGCGGGAACACCGTCAACCGGATGACCGAGGAGGGGATCCACGGCGCGAAGCTGGTCGCCGCCAACACCGACGTCCAGCACCTCGTCAACATCGAGGCCGACACGAAGATCCTCATGGGCCAGCAGAAGACTCAGGGACGCGGCGCCGGCTCCCTCCCGCAGGTCGGCGAGGAGGCCGCCATCGAGTCCCAAGAGGAGATCCAAGACGCCATCGACGGCTCCGACATGGTGTTCGTCACCGCCGGGCTCGGCGGCGGCACCGGGACCGGCTCCGCGCCGGTCGTCGCGAAGGCCGCCCGCGAGTCGGGCGCGCTCACCATCGCCATCGTCACGACTCCCTTCACGGCCGAGGGCGAGGTCCGACGGACGAACGCCGAGGCCGGCCTCGAGCGCCTCCGCGACGTGAGCGACACGGTCATCGTCGTCCCCAACGACCGCCTGCTCGACGCGGTCGGGAAGCTCCCGGTCCGACAGGCGTTCAAGGTGTCCGACGAGGTGCTGATGCGCTCGGTGAAGGGGATCACGGAGCTCATCACGATGCCCGGGCTGGTCAACCTCGACTTCGCCGACGTTCGCACGGTCATGGAGAAGGGCGGCGTCGCCATGATCGGCCTCGGCGAGTCCGACTCCGACTCGAAGGCGCAGGACTCCGTGAAGTCCGCGCTCCGCTCGCCGCTGCTCGACGTCGACATCTCCGGCGCGAACTCCGCCTTAGTTAACGTCACGGGCGGCACGGACATGTCCATCGAGGAGGCCGAGGGCGTCGTCGAGGAGATCTACGACCGGATCGACCCCGACGCCCGGATCATCTGGGGGACCTCGGTCGACGACGAGCTGGAGGGCGAGATGCGCACCATGATCGTGGTGACCGGCGTCGAGTCGCCGCAGATCTACGGCCGGAACGGCGAGCCGCCGGAGGGGGCGGCCGCGGAGATGGAAGACATCGACTACGTGGAGTGA
- a CDS encoding D-aminoacyl-tRNA deacylase has product MIAIVVSRADSASEHIGERLLAVGDWERREDETRPDAAGGGTYYRTDGFELREFDELHIELDDPAVAFGSDDAAEPDDATDPDDATDPDFLVFVSRHSGETGRLLTAHVTGNFGPAPYGGEPETLANAAPGAEKRVVEALAAHAPDGYDVGIECTHHGPTDGSVPSLFVEVGSDEPQWADPDAAEAVARAVLDLRGTGPDLVDGDSDDAGDPAPRHVVGFGGGHYAPRFTRIVRDTAWAVGHVGADWSLGEMGAPEANRETIEQAFARSRADRAVIEGDRPELAAVVEGLGHRVVSETWVREVGDRPLPLVERLERDLATVDEGLRFGDVVPGDSGPAESGSDAVSNPDAGSAPDAVSIRELPDALLARAQGIDPEATRDAVAANAVAFDTEQAGTRAAGAAAFADDPDAPGYADLVDGLAAVLAGGYDAVEVAEGAVVARETAFDPDLARDRGVPEGPAFGRLADGESVEIDGDTVTPADVSRARTERFPVDAEDVEE; this is encoded by the coding sequence GTGATAGCGATCGTCGTCAGCCGGGCCGACAGCGCCTCCGAACACATCGGCGAGCGCCTGCTCGCGGTCGGCGACTGGGAGCGACGCGAGGACGAGACGCGCCCCGACGCCGCGGGCGGCGGGACCTACTACCGGACCGACGGGTTCGAGCTCCGGGAGTTCGACGAGCTACACATCGAACTCGACGACCCGGCGGTCGCGTTCGGAAGTGACGACGCGGCCGAACCGGATGACGCGACCGACCCGGATGACGCGACCGACCCGGACTTCCTCGTCTTCGTCTCCAGACACTCCGGGGAGACGGGGCGGCTCCTGACCGCCCACGTCACCGGGAACTTCGGCCCGGCGCCGTACGGCGGCGAGCCGGAGACGCTCGCGAACGCGGCCCCCGGCGCCGAGAAGCGCGTCGTCGAGGCGCTGGCGGCGCACGCCCCGGACGGGTACGACGTCGGCATCGAGTGCACCCACCACGGACCGACGGACGGCTCCGTCCCGTCGCTGTTCGTCGAGGTCGGCTCCGACGAGCCGCAGTGGGCGGACCCGGACGCGGCCGAGGCGGTCGCCAGGGCGGTCCTCGACCTGCGAGGCACCGGTCCGGACCTGGTCGACGGCGACTCAGACGACGCGGGCGACCCCGCTCCCCGCCACGTCGTCGGCTTCGGCGGCGGCCACTACGCGCCGCGGTTCACGCGGATCGTCCGCGACACCGCGTGGGCCGTGGGCCACGTCGGCGCCGACTGGTCGCTCGGCGAGATGGGCGCGCCCGAGGCGAACCGTGAGACGATCGAGCAGGCGTTCGCCCGCAGCCGCGCCGACCGCGCCGTGATCGAGGGCGACAGGCCCGAGCTCGCGGCCGTCGTCGAAGGGCTCGGGCACCGCGTGGTGAGCGAGACGTGGGTCCGCGAGGTCGGCGACCGCCCGCTCCCGCTGGTCGAGCGGCTGGAGCGCGACCTCGCGACCGTCGACGAGGGGCTTCGATTCGGCGACGTCGTTCCCGGGGACTCCGGCCCCGCGGAGTCGGGATCCGACGCGGTCTCGAACCCCGACGCGGGCTCCGCCCCCGACGCGGTCTCGATCCGCGAACTCCCGGACGCGCTCCTCGCTCGGGCGCAGGGGATCGACCCCGAGGCGACCCGCGACGCGGTGGCGGCGAACGCGGTCGCCTTCGACACCGAGCAGGCCGGCACCCGCGCGGCCGGAGCGGCCGCCTTCGCCGACGACCCGGACGCGCCGGGATACGCCGATCTTGTCGACGGCCTCGCGGCGGTGCTCGCGGGCGGATACGACGCGGTCGAGGTGGCGGAGGGCGCGGTCGTCGCCCGCGAGACCGCGTTCGACCCCGACCTTGCCCGGGACCGCGGCGTCCCCGAGGGGCCGGCGTTCGGTCGGCTCGCCGACGGCGAGTCCGTCGAGATCGACGGCGACACGGTGACGCCGGCCGACGTGTCGCGGGCGCGGACGGAGCGGTTCCCGGTCGACGCCGAAGACGTGGAAGAGTAA
- a CDS encoding calcium/sodium antiporter: MLLGSPLTELLLLVGGAAFLYAGAELLVKGASDLALAVGLKASTVGVTVIAFATTAPELFVSLLGAVTVSTDVGLGTILGSNIANIGLVLGVSALIRPLDVSQTVFERHVPFMALAALLLVGLGWNGRIGRPGGVLLLGVLVAFTVVVMRRIRRTQSGISTAERAEMPDASLRDVAAVVGGIVALLLGSQWLIDGGESLLSAAGFSDIFIGLTVLALGTSLPELAASVVAAVRGEAEFSVGNVVGSNIYNVLAVIGIIAVIRPIGVSPGVRGFEFPALLAFTALFVGLMYRGQRLSRVDGAVLIAAYGVFAYLLFP, translated from the coding sequence GTGTTGCTCGGGTCGCCGCTCACTGAACTGCTGCTCCTCGTCGGCGGTGCCGCCTTCCTCTACGCGGGCGCCGAGTTGCTCGTCAAGGGCGCCAGCGACCTCGCGCTCGCGGTCGGCCTGAAGGCGTCGACGGTCGGGGTCACCGTCATCGCGTTCGCGACGACCGCCCCCGAGCTGTTCGTCTCGCTGCTCGGCGCCGTGACCGTGTCGACGGACGTGGGGCTCGGGACCATTCTCGGATCGAACATCGCCAACATCGGGCTCGTGCTGGGCGTCTCCGCGCTGATCCGCCCGCTTGACGTCTCCCAGACGGTGTTCGAGCGCCACGTCCCGTTCATGGCCCTCGCTGCGCTGCTGCTCGTCGGCCTCGGCTGGAACGGCCGGATCGGTCGGCCGGGAGGGGTCCTATTGCTCGGCGTGCTCGTCGCGTTCACGGTCGTGGTCATGCGCCGGATTCGGCGGACGCAGTCCGGTATCTCCACCGCGGAGCGCGCGGAGATGCCGGACGCGAGCCTCCGCGACGTCGCCGCCGTGGTCGGCGGCATCGTCGCGTTGCTGCTCGGCTCGCAATGGCTGATCGACGGCGGGGAGTCGCTGCTCTCCGCGGCCGGCTTCTCCGACATCTTCATCGGGCTCACGGTGCTCGCGCTCGGCACCTCGCTCCCCGAGCTGGCGGCGAGCGTCGTCGCCGCCGTCCGCGGCGAGGCCGAGTTCAGCGTCGGCAACGTCGTCGGGTCGAACATCTACAACGTCCTCGCCGTCATCGGGATCATCGCCGTCATCCGACCGATCGGCGTAAGCCCGGGCGTCCGCGGCTTCGAGTTCCCCGCGCTCCTCGCTTTCACCGCCCTCTTCGTCGGGCTCATGTACCGCGGCCAGCGCCTCTCGCGCGTCGACGGCGCGGTCCTCATCGCCGCGTACGGCGTGTTCGCGTACCTGCTGTTCCCGTGA
- a CDS encoding PhzF family phenazine biosynthesis protein, which translates to METRRALLVDAFTDEPLAGNVAGVVPDAAGLSDDRMERIAAELGASETAFLSEPDAGGNEADGDAGADERVRYFTPSTEVDLCGHATIASYAALYDAGAIDAGERTLRTNVGDLSIRVDEDGTVWMRQNPPTVERVAEAELGADRLGDALGIDPAALRDVGADLPVAVASTGLPWLVVPVNFLERLGEAEPDAAAIEAISNAHEVAGIYAFTFDALEAESTLHGRAFAPAVGVAEDPVTGTASGAVGAYLRTVDAFDGEFPDELRFEQGHFVDRPGHVRVRVDGEEVRVGGRAVVSMEGELTVPEEPDDDEIIEA; encoded by the coding sequence ATGGAAACGCGACGCGCGCTGCTCGTCGACGCGTTCACGGACGAACCGCTGGCCGGGAACGTCGCCGGCGTGGTACCGGACGCCGCCGGACTGAGCGACGACCGCATGGAGAGGATCGCCGCCGAGCTCGGCGCCTCGGAGACCGCGTTCCTCTCCGAGCCGGACGCCGGGGGTAATGAGGCCGACGGCGACGCCGGCGCCGACGAGCGGGTCCGCTACTTCACCCCCTCGACGGAGGTCGACCTCTGCGGTCACGCCACGATCGCGAGCTACGCCGCGCTGTACGACGCCGGAGCGATCGACGCCGGCGAGCGCACCCTCCGGACGAACGTCGGCGACCTCTCGATCCGGGTCGACGAGGACGGTACGGTCTGGATGCGACAGAACCCGCCGACGGTCGAGCGGGTCGCCGAGGCCGAGCTCGGCGCCGACCGCCTCGGCGACGCGCTCGGGATCGACCCCGCCGCACTCCGGGACGTGGGCGCCGACCTCCCCGTCGCCGTCGCCTCGACCGGGCTCCCGTGGCTCGTCGTCCCTGTCAACTTCTTGGAGCGGCTCGGCGAGGCCGAGCCCGACGCGGCCGCGATCGAGGCGATCTCGAACGCACACGAGGTCGCCGGGATCTACGCGTTCACCTTCGACGCGCTCGAGGCGGAGTCGACGCTCCACGGCCGGGCGTTCGCGCCCGCGGTCGGCGTCGCCGAGGACCCCGTGACGGGCACGGCGAGCGGCGCGGTCGGGGCGTACCTGCGGACCGTCGACGCGTTCGACGGCGAGTTCCCCGACGAGCTCCGATTCGAACAGGGCCACTTCGTCGACCGCCCCGGGCACGTCAGGGTCCGGGTCGACGGTGAGGAGGTTCGGGTCGGCGGCCGTGCGGTCGTCTCCATGGAGGGCGAGCTGACGGTGCCGGAGGAGCCCGACGACGACGAGATCATCGAGGCGTGA
- a CDS encoding alkaline phosphatase family protein: MGLFDRLRGTDTPRVAFIGIDGLPHGLVADNPDTFPTLSAIAADGDGGPIDSIVPPESSACWPVLTSGQNPGETGVYGFQDREVGTYDTYVPMGRDVQATRVWDRATDAGLNATVMNVPVTFPPQRTVQRMVSGYLSPDVDKAAHPEELREYLTESDYRLSVNAKLGHKADKSEFIEHARETLDARAAAFSRYVERDDWDLFVGVFTAPDRINHFLWGDYADAGRYGEDLLDFYAALDEHIGAIRERLPDDVRLVVGSTHGFTRLRYDVYCNEWLEREGWLSYADADDHGALTDIDDDTRAYSLVPGRFYINLEGREPEGVVPESEYESVRAELQEALKAWEGPDGKPVAKRVVERETVFRGEHDEIAPDLVVIPNEGFDLKSGFRPHDEVFDPDGPRTGMHTFEDAALFVDHPDANVEDADLLDVAPTLLRLLDVDYGRTDLDGASLI, encoded by the coding sequence ATGGGCCTCTTCGACCGGTTGCGCGGAACCGACACCCCGCGCGTGGCGTTCATCGGGATCGACGGTCTCCCGCACGGTCTCGTCGCCGACAATCCGGACACGTTCCCGACGCTCTCGGCGATCGCCGCCGACGGCGACGGCGGGCCGATCGACAGCATCGTGCCGCCGGAGTCGAGCGCGTGCTGGCCCGTGCTCACTAGCGGCCAGAACCCCGGTGAGACCGGGGTCTACGGCTTCCAAGACCGAGAGGTCGGCACCTACGACACCTACGTGCCGATGGGCCGGGACGTCCAGGCGACCCGCGTGTGGGACCGCGCCACCGACGCCGGGCTCAACGCGACGGTGATGAACGTCCCCGTCACGTTCCCGCCCCAGCGGACGGTCCAGCGGATGGTGTCCGGCTACCTCTCGCCCGACGTGGACAAGGCCGCACACCCCGAGGAGCTCCGCGAGTACCTCACCGAGAGCGACTACCGGCTGTCGGTGAACGCGAAGCTCGGTCACAAGGCGGACAAGTCCGAGTTCATCGAGCACGCCCGGGAGACGCTCGACGCCCGCGCCGCCGCGTTCTCCAGGTACGTCGAGCGCGACGACTGGGACCTGTTCGTGGGGGTGTTCACGGCGCCGGACCGGATCAACCACTTCCTGTGGGGCGACTACGCTGACGCCGGCCGGTACGGCGAGGACCTCCTCGACTTCTACGCCGCGCTCGACGAGCACATCGGCGCGATCCGGGAGAGACTCCCGGACGACGTTCGCCTCGTCGTGGGCTCGACCCACGGATTCACGCGGCTCCGCTACGACGTCTACTGCAACGAGTGGTTAGAACGGGAGGGGTGGCTCTCGTACGCCGACGCCGACGACCACGGCGCGCTGACCGACATCGACGACGACACCCGCGCGTACTCGCTGGTCCCCGGTCGCTTCTACATCAACCTGGAGGGCCGCGAACCCGAGGGGGTCGTGCCCGAGTCGGAGTACGAGTCCGTGCGCGCCGAGCTGCAAGAGGCCCTCAAAGCATGGGAGGGCCCGGACGGGAAGCCGGTCGCGAAGCGCGTCGTCGAGCGCGAGACCGTCTTCCGAGGCGAACACGACGAGATCGCACCGGACCTCGTCGTCATCCCGAATGAGGGGTTCGACCTCAAGTCCGGCTTCCGCCCCCACGACGAGGTGTTCGACCCGGACGGCCCGCGGACGGGGATGCATACCTTCGAGGACGCCGCCCTGTTCGTCGACCACCCGGACGCGAACGTCGAGGACGCGGACCTCCTCGACGTCGCGCCGACGCTCCTGCGACTGCTCGACGTCGACTACGGCCGGACCGACCTCGACGGCGCGAGCCTGATCTGA
- a CDS encoding DUF6517 family protein, translated as MHRRGLLAAVAASTSVALAGCAAGEDGSYEYDASPAQIPSEAASEAGYTGEEPESFTIEQEFDVAGVNAQVSATTWVAGYENQNNGSALFVASTPNASVGGQSVNPLVRADDAELIRRLLEQVEQRGIGGEGTDIEAEDIENRGSETRTILGEEVEVSILETTVDAEVGAGGNQSGSVEDVPVFIYIATVQHDDDVVALIGVHPTAVDARDSVLSLMEQAEH; from the coding sequence ATGCATAGACGTGGACTGCTCGCGGCGGTCGCCGCATCGACGTCCGTCGCCCTCGCCGGGTGTGCCGCCGGCGAAGACGGGAGCTACGAGTACGACGCGAGTCCGGCACAGATCCCGTCGGAGGCGGCCTCAGAGGCCGGGTATACGGGCGAGGAGCCGGAGTCGTTCACCATCGAGCAGGAGTTCGACGTGGCGGGCGTGAACGCCCAGGTGTCGGCGACCACGTGGGTGGCGGGGTACGAGAACCAGAACAACGGCTCCGCGCTGTTCGTGGCGAGCACCCCGAACGCGTCGGTGGGCGGGCAGTCGGTCAACCCGCTGGTTCGCGCCGACGACGCGGAACTGATCCGCCGGCTGTTAGAGCAGGTCGAGCAGCGCGGGATCGGCGGCGAGGGAACCGACATCGAGGCCGAGGACATCGAGAACCGCGGGTCGGAGACGCGGACCATCCTCGGCGAGGAGGTGGAGGTGTCGATCCTCGAAACCACGGTTGACGCGGAGGTCGGCGCCGGCGGCAATCAGAGCGGCAGCGTCGAGGACGTCCCGGTGTTCATCTACATCGCGACCGTTCAGCACGACGACGACGTGGTCGCGCTCATCGGCG